GAGACCAAATGGTCGCCCATCATTTGGGCTGGATGCTGACAACGATTGATTTAGCATGTGAACGGATGCCTATTTTTAATGAAACTCTAAAAATTACGACATGGAATAAAGGAACGAAGGGCCCGTTATGGTTAAGGGACTTTAGGATATTTGATGAGAATAACCAAGAAATCGCCAAGGCATGCACATTGTGGGCTCTTGTGGATATTGATAAGCGCAAGGTGCTGAGACCATCAGCATATCCATTTAATATAAATTCTAACCATGAAGACTCTGTTGGACCTGTTCCTGACAAATTGAATATCTCGGATGAAGTGGAACTATATCATTCATACTCTATAACTGTACGTTACAGTGGCATTGATAGTAATGGGCATTTGAATAACTCTCGATATGCTGACTTATGTATGGATACATTGACGCAGTCTGAGCTGGATACCCTATCTATATTGGGTTTTCATATTACTTATTATCATGAAGTAAAGAGTGCGGAGCAGATTCAAGTTCTTCGATCTGATCATCTGGAGGGTTATATTTATTTCAGAGGACAATCTTTGGAGGATGAACGTTACTTTGAAGCTTGTTTACATGTGGGATGATATACGGACGTAATTAGCATAGCTTATGGATTGGATGGGTATGTTAATGGGAGGGGTGATATCATGCCATTTCATAAACCATTGAAAATAAATAACCAGCAGAACAAATCAAGTATTAAAGAAGAAGCGATAACGCTACACCCGGAGAAGGCCGCGAAGTATCCACCAAGCTTAAACAATATTCCTAAACAGAATTCTTAATGTTAATATAAACAGCCCAATACTTTATGGTATTGGGCTGTTTATATTTTTGGAAGGGATGTATTCAGTGATATACTAGATCTACAAGAAAGGAGCGAGTCATGAAATCTTTAATATTAGCAGAAAAGCCTTCCGTCGCAAGAGAGATCGCACGGGTAATGGGTAGTAGAGAGAAGCATAAGGGGTATTTTGAAGGACCTAAATATGTAGTTACTTGGGCGTTAGGACATTTGGTTGGCCTTGCAGAGCCTGAGGATTATGATCATAAATATGGAACATGGAATTTAGAGGATCTACCTATTCTTCCGGAGTCGATGAAACTAAAGGTACTCCGTGAGACAAGTCAACAATTCAAGGTGGTTCAACAGCAGCTTCGACGTCAAGATGTGACTGCTCTCATAGTAGCGACTGATGCGGCTCGGGAAGGTGAGTTGTTAGCTCGTTGGATTATTCATATGGTGAAGTGGAACAAGCCGTTCCAAAGACTGTGGATATCCTCACAGACGGACAAAGCGATTAAGGAAGGATTTGCATCCTTACGTCCTGGACATGAGTTTGATCGTTTATATCAGTCAGCCCGTTGCCGTGCAGAAGCCGATTGGATGATTGGACTGAATATAACGCGGGCTTTGACTTGTAAATTTGGCGCCCCACTGTCTGCTGGTCGAGTGCAGACCCCTTCGTTAGGGATGATTATGGATCGTGAGAAGGAAATTATCAATTTCAGATCAGAAGAATACGATACGTTATCGATTGATTGTGGAAGTTTCACGGCAACGTGGAGAGGTACGAATGGTGATGCTCGGATGTTTGATCGGCAGCAGGCCCCGGCAATGCAGAAGCAACTCCAAGGTAAGCCTGGTTCTATTGTTAGGGTGAAGAAATCAGAAAAGGTGGAGCCACATTCACTGGCCTATGATTTAACAGAACTTCAACGTGATGCTAACAAAAAGTATGGCTTCTCAGCGAAACAGACTTCTAATGTACTTCAACGTTTATATGAACAACATAAAGTAGTCACTTATCCGAGAACGGATAGCCGTTATTTAACCTCTGATATGACAGATACGTTAAAGGAACGATTAGAAAGCATTGCTGTAGGCCCGTATGCGACATTGGCTCGTCCACTGCTGCGTAAGAATCTACCAATTACAAAGCGAATTGTGGATGACAGTAAAGTAAGCGATCATCATGCCATCATTCCTACAGAAGAGACACTACTATTGAATAAGCTTAATACAGAGGAACGTAAACTATATGATCTCATCGCGCGTCGGTTTATCAGTTTATTTTATCCTCCAGCTCGTTATGATGATGTTGCGGTAACGGTTAAAGTGGAGAATGAGTCTTTTCATGTTAAAGGGACGACGGTTAAGGCGATCGGTTGGCGTGAAGTGTATGGTGGTGAGATGGGGGACGAGGCAGATGAAGAGGTTGCGGATAACCACGAGAACCGTGCCGTTCTACCAGAGTTACACGAAGGGGATCATGTAACCATACAACGGACCAGCGTTCGTTCTGGACGTACGCTTCCTCCGAAGAGATATAACGAAGCTGCGTTACTCTCACAAATGGAGAAGCATGGGTTGGGTACACCAGCCACTCGTGCTGACATTATTGAGAAATTAGTTTCCTCGGATACCATTGAACGACAAGGGAACGCATTGCATCCCACAGGGAAGGGGAAGCAACTGATTGAGTTAGTATCACCACAGCTACGTACACCGGAATTGACGGCTAAATGGGAAGCGGAGCTTGAGAAAATTGCAAGGGGTCAAGGAAGTCCAGAGCCATTTTTGCAAGGAATACGAAGTATGTCTAAAGAATTAGTGTTAGGAGTTAAAGGAAGCTCGGCTGAATATAAGCCCCATAATGTATCGAACAGTCATTGTCCAGATTGTAATACACGTTTATTGGAGAAAAAAAGCAAGCGAGGTACGATGTTAATCTGTCCGAATCAAGATTGTGAATATCGCCGATCTGATGATAAAAAGTTATCCAATCGTCGTTGTCCACAGTGCCATAAAAAAATGGAAATGAAGGATGGTAAGGCTGGTCTGTATGTTCAGTGTCTGTCATGTGGAATTACCGAGACGGTCAACAAAGATAATAAACACATCAACAAACGTGAAGAACGCAAGCTAGTCCAGAAATATACACAGCAAGAGACAGTGGGTTCTAATCTAGGTGAACTGCTGAAAGCAGCCATGGAGCAGAAGAATAAGGGCTGATTTTAAGAAAAATTGATGGAGTGGGTATTATTGTGTCCTATGATTGATCGTTCTATAATGGAAGTGTGACATAAGGCAAGAAATAAGGGAGTGAACATTCAGCGGATGAGAACTGCACTGTGGATATGGTTTATTTTTATCAACATGGTAGGATATCTAGTCATGTCTGAAGATAAGAAGCGTGCTCAGAGGCGGCGTGACCGAGTTCCTGAGAAAACACTGTTTCTATTAGCTGCCATGGGTGGTTCATTAGGTGTAATGATCGCAATGTACCGTAAGCGACACAAGACGAGGCATCTTAGTTTTAGATTTGGAATACCAGCGCTACTCTTTGTGAATGCTGTGCTGTATGGATATTTTATGATGTAGAATGAACTAAACTAAAGATCAGTATAGCTAAATGAAAGAGGTGGAGCATCATGTTATTTTCTAATATTTTATTAGCTTACGATGGTTCTAAGGCTTCTAATAAGGCTTTTGATCGTGCAATCGAGTTAGTACAAGCAACTCCAGATGCAACGTTAACGGTTATTCATGCTTTTGATTTTCCACGTATATTTATTGGTGAAGGACTAGCTCCAATTCCAGCTTCTGTGAATAAGGAGTATTACGATCTTGCCGAGCAGACAGTGGAAGAAGTCAAGAAACGTCTGGTTGAAGCGGGTGTTAACGGGGATGCGCAATTAGTACAAGGTTCTCCTTCACAAATTATTCTGGAATATGCCAAAGAGAAAGGTTCAGATATTATCGTTATTGGGAGCCGGGGGCTTGGGGGTATCCGAGAATTTGTACTTGGCAGTGTAAGTCATAATGTCGTTCAAAATGCTAGAATTCCCGTACTAGTCGTAAAATAAAAATAATGTATATCAATAGCCAGTCATCTGTTGTTTCAGGATGAGCTGGCTATATTTATTTCATTTTACGCTAAAAGCGAACGTTATTTTTATATATTATATAAATGTTCGGATTTGAGTTGACATAGGGTGAAAGGGATTGTTAAACTATAAGTATATTGTGAATGAGAAGTTATAAAATATGATGTAAATAAATCTCGTATAATGCCGGGAATACGGCCCGGACGTTTCTACCCGAATACCGTAAATTTTCGGACTACGAGGGAATACTGATGGAGCCATGATGCTTTGGGAATAAAGCAATGGCATTCTATGCCTGAGATTTGTCATTTTTTATCAATGAATGTCAAATCTCAGTGTATTCCTTTCTAGGTCCGGTGTCCTGAAAATAGAAGTATTTTCTTGGGGTTCCGGATTTTTCGAGTTTAATGATAAGTAGTGATTCACAGGAGAGTGGGTTGAAGCATGTTACCAGAGGTTGCTGTCATTATGGGAAGTAAATCAGATTGGGAGACCATGAAGCATGCATGTGAAATGCTAGATGTACTCCAGATCCCTTATGAGAAAAAAGTCGTATCAGCTCATCGTACACCCGATCTTATGTTCACTTTTGCAGAAGAAGCTGCTGGGCGTGGAATTAAGGTTATCATTGCTGGAGCAGGAGGGGCGGCTCATTTACCTGGAATGGTGGCTGCTAAGACCCTATTGCCCGTGATCGGTGTTCCAGTTCAATCAAAAGCGCTGAATGGTCTAGATTCTCTGTTATCTATTGTACAAATGCCGGGTGGCATACCTGTAGCTACTGTGGCGATTGGTAATGCTGGGGCAACGAATGCAGGTCTACTCGCTGCTCAAATCATCGGTGCCTTCAATCCTGAAGTACATTCAAGAGTACAAGCAAGGCGAGATACGATCCGTGATGAAGTGCTGGAAAGCAGTGATAACCTATGAACACAGGTAGACAAATAGGAGACAAATCTGTAGCAGGCCATAGAACAGTGCTACCTGGAGATACAATTGGTATTCTTGGAGGCGGGCAATTAGGACGTATGATGGCGTTGGCTGGAACGGCGATGGGCTATCGATTCGTGACATTAGACCCGACACCTGATGCACCAAGTAGTCACACGGCTCATCAGATTATTGCGGAGTACCATAATATAGAGGCTGCGAGAGAGTTAGCAAAGAAATCAGATGTTATCACATATGAATTCGAGAATGTGGATGCAGGTGTGGCTTCTGTATTAGAGGAAGAGTCGTATGTTCCACAAGGAAGTCAATTACTCTATACAACACAGCACAGAATTCGTGAGAAGCAAGCCATTGAGAAAGCAGGAGTGCCAGTCGCACCTTATCGAGTCATTGAGGGACTGGATAGCTTGAAGCAAGCGGTTGAAGAGCTAGGGTTACCTTGTGTTCTAAAGACGGCTACAGGTGGTTATGATGGCAAGGGACAATTCGTAATCCGTCATGCGGAACAATTGGATGAAGCTTTTACGGAACTAACGGCTTCGGGGAAAGAGTTAGTACTTGAACAGTTCATATCTTTTCAGTGTGAAATATCTGTGATTACAGCGCGCAGCCCGCAAGGTGAAGTGAAGAGTTTCCCTGTATCTGAGAATATTCATGTGAACAACATACTGCATCTTTCGATTGTGCCTGCACGGGTAACGGAGCAAGTACAACGAGAAGCACGTCGACTTGCAGAAAGACTTGCGACAAGTATGAATACAGTTGGGCTTCTTGCTGTAGAACTGTTCGTAACGGAAGAGGGTAAGCTGTATGTCAATGAGCTAGCCCCTCGTCCACACAACTCCGCACACTACACGATGGAGGCTTGTGTGACATCCCAGTTCGAACAGCATGTTCGCGCCATCTGTAATTTAGAGCTTCAAGATACGGATCTGCTTAGCCCAGTGGTCATGGTGAACGTATTGGGGCAGCATTTAGATGCAGTCGTTCAGAGAGCAGGAGAACATGATGAAATAGCTACAGAGCTTGGTGTGATTCCTAAGCTTCATTTATATGGAAAGAGTGAGAGCAAGACCAATCGCAAAATGGGCCATATTAACTTGTTATGTAAGGATGTACAAGAGGCTCTGGATTGGGTAGAACATACTAATATTTGGAGGTAGTGAATAAATTATGATCGAACGTTATAGCAGACCCGAAATGCGGGCCGTTTGGACCGAAGAGAATAAATTTAATTCTTGGCTAGAAGTAGAATTATGCGCTTGTGAGGCTTGGGCTGAGTTAGGGGTTATTCCTAAGGAAGATACCGTGTTACTCCGTCAAAATGCGAAATTTGATATAGATCGGATCTATGAAATTGAACAGGAAACACGCCATGATGTGATCGCCTTCACTCGTTCCGTATCAGAGAGTCTTGGACAAGAGCGGAAATGGGTACATTATGGTCTTACTTCGACAGATGTAGTCGATACGGCGCTAGGTTATGTCCTTCTTCAAGCTAATGAAATATTAGAGAAAGATATTCAGAACTTCATTGAAATTCTAAAAAACAAAGCCTTGGAGTACAAGGATACGCCTATGATGGGTCGTACTCATGGTGTACATGCTGAACCGACGACATTTGGACTCAAAATGGCTCTGTGGTACGAAGAGATGAAGCGCAACTTGGAACGTTTTCATCATGCAGCTAACGGTGTACAGTTCGGTAAAATTTCAGGTGCAGTTGGCACTTATGCGAATATCGATCCTTTTGTAGAAGAATTCGTATGTAACAAGTTGGGAACAACTGCGGCACCGATCTCTACGCAGACGCTGCAACGTGATCGTCATGCTGAATATATGGCAACTCTAGCTCTGATCGCTACATCCTTGGACAAGTTCGCTACTGAAATACGTGCTTTGCAGAAGAGTGAAGTACGTGAAGTAGAAGAAGCGTTTGCTAAAGGGCAAAAAGGTTCGTCTGCTATGCCACATAAACGGAATCCTATCGGATGCGAGAACATCTCGGGTCTGTCCCGCGTCATTCGTGGTCATATGGTAACGGCATATGAAGATGTTACTTTGTGGCATGAGCGTGATATTTCACACTCTTCCGTAGAACGCATCATTCTTCCAGATGCGACGATGCTGCTGAACTACATGTTGAACCGTTTCGGTAATATCGTGAAGAACTTAACTGTTTTTCCAGAGAATATGAAGCGCAATATGGCTCGTACCTTCGGAGTTCCTTTCTCAGGACGTGTCATGACCAAGCTGATTGATAAAGGCTTCAGTCGTGAGCAAGCTTATGATACGGTTCAACCACGTGCGATGCAAGCATGGGAAGAGCAACGTCAGTTCCGAGATATTGTAGAGGAGACGCCAGAAATTACTGAGGCGCTTAGCCCTGCTGAAATCGAGGATGCATTCAATCCAAGCTGGCACTTGAAGCACGTAGATACGATTTTTAATAAATTGGGTCTGAAATAAACATAGAAATTTATTGGACTGAGGAGGATGGACATGACATCAACGGCTATAGCAACTGCCGTGGAGCTTGTCAACGCGCCACTGCTATACAAGGGCAAGGTTAGAGAGTTGTATGATCTAGGAGAGTATGTACTAATCGTCGTAACAGACCGTATTTCTGCTTTTGATTATGTGCTTGACCCACCCGTGCCTAATAAGGGGAATGTATTGAATCGTCTAAGTGCTTTCTGGTTCGAGCAGACTTGTGACTTGATGGAGAATCATGTCGTCCATATAGATGTTGAGCAACTTGGAGATATTGTTAAAGATAAGGAATTGTTAAAGAATCGAATTATGGTCGTCCG
The nucleotide sequence above comes from Paenibacillus sp. IHBB 10380. Encoded proteins:
- a CDS encoding acyl-[acyl-carrier-protein] thioesterase, with amino-acid sequence MGNIWTEEHLIYSNEIDYKANCRLSNLLSLMQRAADGDVEHMGGTRDQMVAHHLGWMLTTIDLACERMPIFNETLKITTWNKGTKGPLWLRDFRIFDENNQEIAKACTLWALVDIDKRKVLRPSAYPFNINSNHEDSVGPVPDKLNISDEVELYHSYSITVRYSGIDSNGHLNNSRYADLCMDTLTQSELDTLSILGFHITYYHEVKSAEQIQVLRSDHLEGYIYFRGQSLEDERYFEACLHVG
- a CDS encoding DNA topoisomerase III, translating into MKSLILAEKPSVAREIARVMGSREKHKGYFEGPKYVVTWALGHLVGLAEPEDYDHKYGTWNLEDLPILPESMKLKVLRETSQQFKVVQQQLRRQDVTALIVATDAAREGELLARWIIHMVKWNKPFQRLWISSQTDKAIKEGFASLRPGHEFDRLYQSARCRAEADWMIGLNITRALTCKFGAPLSAGRVQTPSLGMIMDREKEIINFRSEEYDTLSIDCGSFTATWRGTNGDARMFDRQQAPAMQKQLQGKPGSIVRVKKSEKVEPHSLAYDLTELQRDANKKYGFSAKQTSNVLQRLYEQHKVVTYPRTDSRYLTSDMTDTLKERLESIAVGPYATLARPLLRKNLPITKRIVDDSKVSDHHAIIPTEETLLLNKLNTEERKLYDLIARRFISLFYPPARYDDVAVTVKVENESFHVKGTTVKAIGWREVYGGEMGDEADEEVADNHENRAVLPELHEGDHVTIQRTSVRSGRTLPPKRYNEAALLSQMEKHGLGTPATRADIIEKLVSSDTIERQGNALHPTGKGKQLIELVSPQLRTPELTAKWEAELEKIARGQGSPEPFLQGIRSMSKELVLGVKGSSAEYKPHNVSNSHCPDCNTRLLEKKSKRGTMLICPNQDCEYRRSDDKKLSNRRCPQCHKKMEMKDGKAGLYVQCLSCGITETVNKDNKHINKREERKLVQKYTQQETVGSNLGELLKAAMEQKNKG
- a CDS encoding DUF1294 domain-containing protein, encoding MRTALWIWFIFINMVGYLVMSEDKKRAQRRRDRVPEKTLFLLAAMGGSLGVMIAMYRKRHKTRHLSFRFGIPALLFVNAVLYGYFMM
- a CDS encoding universal stress protein, whose protein sequence is MLFSNILLAYDGSKASNKAFDRAIELVQATPDATLTVIHAFDFPRIFIGEGLAPIPASVNKEYYDLAEQTVEEVKKRLVEAGVNGDAQLVQGSPSQIILEYAKEKGSDIIVIGSRGLGGIREFVLGSVSHNVVQNARIPVLVVK
- the purE gene encoding 5-(carboxyamino)imidazole ribonucleotide mutase, translating into MLPEVAVIMGSKSDWETMKHACEMLDVLQIPYEKKVVSAHRTPDLMFTFAEEAAGRGIKVIIAGAGGAAHLPGMVAAKTLLPVIGVPVQSKALNGLDSLLSIVQMPGGIPVATVAIGNAGATNAGLLAAQIIGAFNPEVHSRVQARRDTIRDEVLESSDNL
- the purK gene encoding 5-(carboxyamino)imidazole ribonucleotide synthase; its protein translation is MNTGRQIGDKSVAGHRTVLPGDTIGILGGGQLGRMMALAGTAMGYRFVTLDPTPDAPSSHTAHQIIAEYHNIEAARELAKKSDVITYEFENVDAGVASVLEEESYVPQGSQLLYTTQHRIREKQAIEKAGVPVAPYRVIEGLDSLKQAVEELGLPCVLKTATGGYDGKGQFVIRHAEQLDEAFTELTASGKELVLEQFISFQCEISVITARSPQGEVKSFPVSENIHVNNILHLSIVPARVTEQVQREARRLAERLATSMNTVGLLAVELFVTEEGKLYVNELAPRPHNSAHYTMEACVTSQFEQHVRAICNLELQDTDLLSPVVMVNVLGQHLDAVVQRAGEHDEIATELGVIPKLHLYGKSESKTNRKMGHINLLCKDVQEALDWVEHTNIWR
- the purB gene encoding adenylosuccinate lyase, encoding MIERYSRPEMRAVWTEENKFNSWLEVELCACEAWAELGVIPKEDTVLLRQNAKFDIDRIYEIEQETRHDVIAFTRSVSESLGQERKWVHYGLTSTDVVDTALGYVLLQANEILEKDIQNFIEILKNKALEYKDTPMMGRTHGVHAEPTTFGLKMALWYEEMKRNLERFHHAANGVQFGKISGAVGTYANIDPFVEEFVCNKLGTTAAPISTQTLQRDRHAEYMATLALIATSLDKFATEIRALQKSEVREVEEAFAKGQKGSSAMPHKRNPIGCENISGLSRVIRGHMVTAYEDVTLWHERDISHSSVERIILPDATMLLNYMLNRFGNIVKNLTVFPENMKRNMARTFGVPFSGRVMTKLIDKGFSREQAYDTVQPRAMQAWEEQRQFRDIVEETPEITEALSPAEIEDAFNPSWHLKHVDTIFNKLGLK